One stretch of Lemur catta isolate mLemCat1 chromosome 2, mLemCat1.pri, whole genome shotgun sequence DNA includes these proteins:
- the EGFL8 gene encoding epidermal growth factor-like protein 8 isoform X2 → MGSRAELCTLLGGLSLLLLLMSGQGAKGGSLKESQGVCSKQTLVVPLRYNESYSQPVYKPYLTLCAGRRTCSTYRTTYRVAWREVRREVQQTHAVCCQGWKKRHPGALTCEAICAKPCLHGGACVRPDQCECAPGWGGKHCHVDVDECRAGVTLCSHRCLNTAGSFTCSCPLGLLLGLDGRTCAAGSPEPPTGASILSVAVREAEHEERALRREIRELRGRLERLEQAPARTTAWALASIIDKEPRSAAGP, encoded by the exons ATGGGGTCCCGGGCTGAGCTGTGCACTCTCTTAGGCGGACTCTCACTCCTCCTGCTCCTGATGTCAGGCCAGGGGGCCAAGGGTGGATCTCTCAAAGAGAG TCAGGGGGTCTGCTCCAAGCAGACGCTGGTGGTCCCGCTCCGCTACAACGAGTCCTACAGCCAGCCGGTGTACAAGCCTTACCTGACCCTGTGCGCCGGAAGGCGCACGTGCAGCACCTACAG GACCACTTACCGCGTGGCGTGGCGGGAGGTGAGGCGGGAGGTGCAGCAGACCCATGCCGTGTGCTGCCAGGGCTGGAAGAAGCGGCACCCGGGGGCGCTCACCTGTGAAG CCATCTGCGCCAAGCCTTGCCTGCACGGAGGCGCCTGCGTTCGGCCCGACCAGTGCGAGTGCGCCCCCGGCTGGGGAGGGAAGCACTGTCACGTGG ATGTGGATGAATGTAGGGCCGGCGTCACCCTCTGCTCCCACCGTTGTCTCAACACGGCGGGCAGCTTCACCTGCAGCTGCCCCCTCGGCCTGTTGCTGGGCCTGGACGGGCGCACCTGCGCGGCGGGGTCCCCGGAGCCGCCAACCGGCGCCAGCATCCTCAGTGTGGCCG TTCGGGAGGCGGAACACGAGGAGCGCGCACTGAGGCGGGAGATTCGTGAGCTGCGAGGGCGCCTGGAGCGGCTGGAGCAG GCTCCTGCGAGGACAacagcctgggccctggcctcAATCATTGATAAGGAGCCTCGCAGCGCCGCTGGCCCCTAA
- the EGFL8 gene encoding epidermal growth factor-like protein 8 isoform X1 translates to MGSRAELCTLLGGLSLLLLLMSGQGAKGGSLKESQGVCSKQTLVVPLRYNESYSQPVYKPYLTLCAGRRTCSTYRTTYRVAWREVRREVQQTHAVCCQGWKKRHPGALTCEAICAKPCLHGGACVRPDQCECAPGWGGKHCHVDVDECRAGVTLCSHRCLNTAGSFTCSCPLGLLLGLDGRTCAAGSPEPPTGASILSVAVREAEHEERALRREIRELRGRLERLEQWVGQAGAWVRAVLPVPPEELQPEQVAELWGRGDRIESLSDQVLLLEERLGTCSCEDNSLGPGLNH, encoded by the exons ATGGGGTCCCGGGCTGAGCTGTGCACTCTCTTAGGCGGACTCTCACTCCTCCTGCTCCTGATGTCAGGCCAGGGGGCCAAGGGTGGATCTCTCAAAGAGAG TCAGGGGGTCTGCTCCAAGCAGACGCTGGTGGTCCCGCTCCGCTACAACGAGTCCTACAGCCAGCCGGTGTACAAGCCTTACCTGACCCTGTGCGCCGGAAGGCGCACGTGCAGCACCTACAG GACCACTTACCGCGTGGCGTGGCGGGAGGTGAGGCGGGAGGTGCAGCAGACCCATGCCGTGTGCTGCCAGGGCTGGAAGAAGCGGCACCCGGGGGCGCTCACCTGTGAAG CCATCTGCGCCAAGCCTTGCCTGCACGGAGGCGCCTGCGTTCGGCCCGACCAGTGCGAGTGCGCCCCCGGCTGGGGAGGGAAGCACTGTCACGTGG ATGTGGATGAATGTAGGGCCGGCGTCACCCTCTGCTCCCACCGTTGTCTCAACACGGCGGGCAGCTTCACCTGCAGCTGCCCCCTCGGCCTGTTGCTGGGCCTGGACGGGCGCACCTGCGCGGCGGGGTCCCCGGAGCCGCCAACCGGCGCCAGCATCCTCAGTGTGGCCG TTCGGGAGGCGGAACACGAGGAGCGCGCACTGAGGCGGGAGATTCGTGAGCTGCGAGGGCGCCTGGAGCGGCTGGAGCAG TGGGTGGGTCAGGCCGGGGCCTGGGTCAGAGCGGTGCTGCCTGTGCCACCCGAAGAGCTGCAGCCGGAACAGGTGGCTGAGCTGTGGGGCAGGGGCGACAGGATCGAATCTCTCAGCGATCAGGTGCTGCTGCTGGAGGAGAGGCTGGGCACCT GCTCCTGCGAGGACAacagcctgggccctggcctcAATCATTGA
- the AGPAT1 gene encoding 1-acyl-sn-glycerol-3-phosphate acyltransferase alpha — translation MELWPGAWTLLLLLFLLLLFLLPTLWFCSPSAKYFFKMAFYNGWILFLAVLAIPVCAVRGRNVENMKILRLMLLHIKYLYGIRVEVRGAHHFPPSQPYVVVSNHQSSLDLLGMMEVLPGRCVPIAKRELLWAGSAGLACWLAGVIFIDRKRTGDAISVMSEVAQTLLTQDVRVWVFPEGTRNHNGSMLPFKRGAFHLAVQAQVPIVPIVMSSYQDFYCKKERRFTSGRCQVRVLPPVPTEGLTPDDVPALADRVRHSMLTVFREISTDGRGGGDYLKKPGGVGEARL, via the exons ATGGAGCTGTGGCCAGGGGCCTggacgctgctgctgctgctctttctGCTACTGCTCTTCTTGCTGCCCACCCTGTGGTTCTGCAGCCCCAGTGCCAAGTACTTCTTCAAGATGGCCTTCTACAATGGCTGGATCCTCTTCCTGGCTGTGCTCGCCATTCCTGTGTGTGCCGTGCGAGGACGCAACGTCGAGAACATGAA GATCTTGCGTCTAATGCTGCTCCACATCAAATACCTGTATGGGATCCGAGTGGAGGTGCGAGGGGCTCACCACTTCCCTCCCTCACAGCCCTATGTTGTTGTCTCCAACCACCAGAGCTCCCTCGACCTGCTTG GGATGATGGAGGTACTGCCAGGCCGCTGTGTGCCCATTGCCAAGCGTGAGCTACTGTGGGCTGGCTCTGCTGGGCTGGCCTGCTGGCTGGCAGGAGTCATCTTCATCGACCGGAAGCGCACAGGGGATGCCATCAGTGTCATGTCTGAGGTCGCCCAGACCCTGCTCACCCAGGAC GTGAGGGTCTGGGTTTTTCCCGAGGGAACAAGAAACCATAACGGCTCCATGCTGCCCTTCAAACGGGGCGCCTTCCATCTTGCAGTGCAGGCCCAG GTTCCCATTGTCCCTATAGTCATGTCCTCCTATCAAGACTTCTACTGCAAGAAGGAACGCCGCTTCACCTCGG GGCGATGTCAGGTGCGGGTGCTGCCCCCAGTGCCCACAGAAGGGCTGACACCAGATGACGTCCCAGCTCTGGCTGACAGAGTCCGGCACTCCATGCTCACCGTTTTCCGGGAAATCTCCACTGATGGCCGGGGTGGTGGTGACTATCTGAAGAAGCCTGGGGGGGTGGGTGAAGCCCGGCTCTGA
- the RNF5 gene encoding E3 ubiquitin-protein ligase RNF5, whose translation MAAAEEEDGGPEGPNRERGGAGATFECNICLETAREAVVSVCGHLYCWPCLHQWLETRPERQECPVCKAGISRENVVPLYGRGSQKPQDPRLKTPPRPQGQRPAPESRGGFQPFGDTGGFHFSFGVGAFPFGFFTTVFNSHEPFRRGTGVDLGQGHPASSWQDSLFLFLAIFFFFWLLSI comes from the exons ATGGCAGCAGCAGAGGAAGAGGACGGGGGCCCCGAAGGGCCAAACCGcgagcggggcggggcgggcgcgacCTTCGAATGTAATATATGTTTGGAGACTGCTCGGGAAGCTGTGGTCAGTGTGTGTGGCCACTTGTACTG CTGGCCCTGTCTCCATCAG tgGCTGGAGACACGGCCAGAGCGGCAAGAGTGCCCAGTGTGTAAAGCTGGGATCAGCAGAGAGAATGTTGTCCCGCTTTATGGGCGAGGGAGCCAGAAACCCCAGGATCCCAG ATTGAAAACTCCACCCCGCCCCCAGGGCCAGCGACCAGCTCCAGAGAGCAGAGGG GGATTCCAGCCATTTGGTGATACTGGGGGCTTTCACTTCTCATTTGGTGTTGGTGCTTTTCCCTTTGGCTTTTTCACCACGGTCTTCAATTCCCATGAGCCTTTCCGCCGGGGTACAG GTGTGGATCTGGGACAGGGTCACCCGGCCTCCAGCTGGCAGGATTCCCTCTTCCTGTTTCTCGCcatcttcttctttttctggcTGCTTAGTATTTGA
- the AGER gene encoding advanced glycosylation end product-specific receptor isoform X1 yields MAAWAAAGAWVLVLSLWGAVVGGQNVTARIGEPLVLNCKGAPKKPPQQLEWKLNTGRTEAWKVLSPQGGPWDSVARVLPNGSLLLPAVGIQDEGTFRCRATNRNGKETKTNYRVRVYQIPGKPEIVDPASELMAGVPSKVGTCVSEGGYPAGTLSWHLDGKPLVPDGKGVSVKEQTWRHPETGLFTLQSELMVTPAGGGASRPTFSCSFSLGLPRRRALHTAPIQPGVWEPEPPEEVQLVVEPEGGVVAPGETVTLTCETPAQPPPQIHWMKDGVPLSLTSSPVLILPEAGPQDQGTYSCVATLPSHGPQESPAVSISIIETGEEGPTAGSVGGSGLGTLALALGILGGLGTVTLLVGVIMWRRRRLQGEERKAPENQEEEEECAELNQSAEPEAGESSTGGP; encoded by the exons ATGGCAGCTTGGGCAGCGGCCGGAGCCTGGGTGTTGGTCCTCAGTCTGTGGG GGGCGGTAGTAGGTGGTCAAAACGTCACGGCCCGGATCGGAGAGCCACTGGTGCTGAACTGTAAGGGGGCCCCCAAGAAACCACCCCAGCAGCTGGAATGGAAACTG AACACAGGCAGGACAGAAGCGTGGAAGGTCCTGTCTCCCCAGGGAGGCCCCTGGGATAGCGTGGCTCGTGTCCTCCCCAACGGCTCCCTCCTCCTTCCCGCTGTTGGGATCCAGGATGAGGGGACTTTCCGGTGCCGGGCAACAAACAGGAATGGAAAGGAGACCAAAACCAACTACCGAGTCCGAGTCTACC AGATTCCTGGGAAGCCAGAAATTGTAGATCCTGCCTCTGAACTCATGGCTGGTGTCCCCAGTAAG GTGGGGACTTGTGTGTCCGAGGGAGGCTACCCTGCAGGGACTCTCAGCTGGCACTTGGATGGGAAACCCCTGGTACCTGATGGGAAGG GAGTGTCTGTGAAGGAACAGACCTGGAGACATCCTGAGACGGGGCTCTTCACACTGCAGTCAGAGCTGATGGTGACCCCAGCCGGGGGAGGAGCTTCCCGCCCCACCTTCTCCTGTAGCTTCAGCCTGGGCCTTCCACGGCGCCGGGCCTTGCACACAGCCCCCATCCAGCCCGGTGTCTGGG AGCCTGAGCCTCCGGAGGAGGTCCAGTTGGTGGTAGAGCCAGAAGGTGGAGTAGTAGCTCCTGGTGAGACGGTAACACTGACCTGTGAAACCCcggcccagccccctcctcaaATCCACTGGATGAAGGAT GGTGTGCCCCTGTCCCTTACCTCCAGCCCTGTGCTGATCCTCCCTGAGGCAGGGCCTCAGGACCAGGGAACCTACAGCTGTGTGGCCACCCTTCCCAGCCACGGGCCCCAGGAAAGCCCTGCTGTCAGCATCAGCATCATCG AAACAGGCGAGGAAGGGCCAACTGCAG GCTCTGTGGGAGGGTCAGGGCTGGGAACTCTAGCCCTGGCCCTGGGGATCCtgggaggcctggggacagtCACCCTGCTTGTTGGGGTCATCATGTGGCGAAGGCGGCGACTCCAAGGAGAAGAGAG GAAGGCTCCAGAAAaccaagaggaggaggaagagtgtgCAGAGCTGAATCAGTCAGCGGAGCCTGAGGCAGGCGAGAGCAGTACAGGAGGGCCTTGA
- the AGER gene encoding advanced glycosylation end product-specific receptor isoform X2 — MAAWAAAGAWVLVLSLWGAVVGGQNVTARIGEPLVLNCKGAPKKPPQQLEWKLNTGRTEAWKVLSPQGGPWDSVARVLPNGSLLLPAVGIQDEGTFRCRATNRNGKETKTNYRVRVYQIPGKPEIVDPASELMAGVPSKVGTCVSEGGYPAGTLSWHLDGKPLVPDGKGVSVKEQTWRHPETGLFTLQSELMVTPAGGGASRPTFSCSFSLGLPRRRALHTAPIQPGVWEPEPPEEVQLVVEPEGGVVAPGETVTLTCETPAQPPPQIHWMKDGLRTREPTAVWPPFPATGPRKALLSASASSKQARKGQLQALWEGQGWEL; from the exons ATGGCAGCTTGGGCAGCGGCCGGAGCCTGGGTGTTGGTCCTCAGTCTGTGGG GGGCGGTAGTAGGTGGTCAAAACGTCACGGCCCGGATCGGAGAGCCACTGGTGCTGAACTGTAAGGGGGCCCCCAAGAAACCACCCCAGCAGCTGGAATGGAAACTG AACACAGGCAGGACAGAAGCGTGGAAGGTCCTGTCTCCCCAGGGAGGCCCCTGGGATAGCGTGGCTCGTGTCCTCCCCAACGGCTCCCTCCTCCTTCCCGCTGTTGGGATCCAGGATGAGGGGACTTTCCGGTGCCGGGCAACAAACAGGAATGGAAAGGAGACCAAAACCAACTACCGAGTCCGAGTCTACC AGATTCCTGGGAAGCCAGAAATTGTAGATCCTGCCTCTGAACTCATGGCTGGTGTCCCCAGTAAG GTGGGGACTTGTGTGTCCGAGGGAGGCTACCCTGCAGGGACTCTCAGCTGGCACTTGGATGGGAAACCCCTGGTACCTGATGGGAAGG GAGTGTCTGTGAAGGAACAGACCTGGAGACATCCTGAGACGGGGCTCTTCACACTGCAGTCAGAGCTGATGGTGACCCCAGCCGGGGGAGGAGCTTCCCGCCCCACCTTCTCCTGTAGCTTCAGCCTGGGCCTTCCACGGCGCCGGGCCTTGCACACAGCCCCCATCCAGCCCGGTGTCTGGG AGCCTGAGCCTCCGGAGGAGGTCCAGTTGGTGGTAGAGCCAGAAGGTGGAGTAGTAGCTCCTGGTGAGACGGTAACACTGACCTGTGAAACCCcggcccagccccctcctcaaATCCACTGGATGAAGGAT GGCCTCAGGACCAGGGAACCTACAGCTGTGTGGCCACCCTTCCCAGCCACGGGCCCCAGGAAAGCCCTGCTGTCAGCATCAGCATCATCG AAACAGGCGAGGAAGGGCCAACTGCAG GCTCTGTGGGAGGGTCAGGGCTGGGAACTCTAG